TGTTGCCCTGGTAGTTTCACCGGATTGCCGGAGGCACTATGAGGCAATGTCAGTTGTCCAAGTATTTAATGCAGTAGCACAGACTCTTTGTTGAAAAAGGCATATGAGTCAACTGCATATATAACCCTCACCGGGAACACATTGTGTCAATTGGCCCTGTTTTCAAGGTGCCGCACACTCAGGTTCGCCATACCTTTGCAAGGCCAGAGCAACAATTTTGTCAGCGCTATACCCcacagcagaggtgggtagtaacgagttacatttacttcgttacatttacttgagtaattttttggggtaactaatacttttcggagtatatttaaagatgggtactttatactcttacttgagtaaatttttggggaaaaatctgtacttttacttcgttactgtgggcgacgctcctctcgttactttatcttaatgcaataaatgttataaatgcttcagtttattccaaacgcgccgtctaacgcgccgtctacttttctctgggcaatgagcgatgcccattcgcgaatgattcattcttttgagtcaattctgttcaaatgcttgatcaaaccaattggcaaacgagtgaattggttcatgaatcagtttgaatgagtcattcagttccctgccgcaccgcatgcgctgagcgtctgaagtggttcactcagagttgtaacgtttaacatcagcagcgttgaaaacgtggctatggaacagcactgaattgaaagcaatctgcaaaggctattgcttgcgatggagatccttattagatgaacgcCGCGTGTGCTGtatactgtttaacaggtaataacttgggctacattcgattacagtacacgataccactgtgacattagtttgttgtacgtgtgtggcttataacagaggggagtcaagagatagatgtgtttttacagcactgcgcattataaccaatcacacatgattcttttgagcttattaaagcattggccaatcagaggtgttccgatgagtcatcgctaaaatgccggtgcttccttcactcgctcgctgactgaatacctctttctggcgaattctctcgtcagaaacaacaaagtgcagatgtgtgtacgaatctttaattaagatattgatttcacagtgttaacagtttcagtgattttaatgggagtttctgagagtgattgaactctagactgtgagtgaaaatgatctttaataatgtaaatgttatttgctctctttctgaacaatgaaagattagtagcaatatttatatcacattaactttcaatgttaaattcacatttaatataaagtcagtcgtattaaaaatatgttatggcatgacacctatatctgttacttaagtaaacagacagggttttataataaattacataaattggagtaaaggctgatgaaatatatacatttatacacacacacaaacattttatctatatatctgtataaaaataggctcagtatatatgacccaaagtaacttgTAACTAgctacttgagtaaatttttttcccgatactcttttactcttactcaagtaactattcaagactagtacttttacttttacttgagtaaatatttctagaagtacttttacttttacttatgtacagtttttgggtactctacccacctctgccccaCAGTCTCCATGTCCACAGAGACCTTGTGTCACTGAGGACACACAAGGTTTTTGACCTCATCAGTGGCAAGTGCCAGGTGGCCCACGTCACTGTCCTCCCATTGCTGCTAAATTTCGCACACACAAGGCATGATCTGATTGGACATCTGCAGTACTGGAGGCAAACAACAGTAGATCCTTGGGTTTGCACTACTTTAAGCAAGGGTTATACGCTGCAGTTTAGAAGCCGGCCACCAAATCTCTCAAGGACTATTCGTACAGTAATAAGAGATGCAGTTCCTTCAATGGCTTTCTCTCAGGAAATGTCTTTGCTGTTATGAGAAGAGAGCGATAGAAAGAGTTCACCCCCTTGTTCAAACGGGTGGTTTTATTCAACTTACTGGTTCCCAAAAAAGATGGCGGTTTTCGTCCAATTCTAGATATGAGGCATTGGAAAAATTTCTAAAGGCTCTTCCTTTTTGGATGTTGTGTGCAGCCAACATTTTTTGTGCGGGCATGAAGGGAGACTTGTTTACGAGCATCgatttgaaagatgcttattttcTTATCCTGATTTTTCCCCATCACCAAAAGTTTTAGATTCTATATTCTACATGTTGATGGCGGCCACTTCTGTGATACCACTGGGCTTGTTTCACCTCAGGCCGCTTCAGTGGATGACATCGTCATCACTTAATAGTTATCACATATTGATATATTCAGGCATAAGACTCACCAGAAGTTCTTGATGTCAGGAGTACTGCTAGGGGTCATTCCCTTTCGTCGAGAAGTGGTCACAAATGATGCTTCTCTCCTTGGTTGGGGAGCCACATAGAACCACAGGGGTGTCTGTGGCCAATGGTCTACATTTTGATCCAGGGATCACATCAATCTCCTGCAGATGTGTGCAGTCCTTCCTTGACCTACAGTGTTTTCTACCGATTCTGCCAGGTCGCCATTTGCTCATCCAATCAGACAACACCTTGACTGGGTTTCATCTGAATCATCAAGGTGGCTAAACAAGTTCACTAAGGTCTCTGCATCTCACTCGCAAGATCCTCACGTGGTCTCTTCCTCGTCTAGCATTGCTAAGGGCAGTTCACCTCTCAGGGTCAGGGCCCGGTTGTATAAAACACATTAAGTGTAATTTTCCCTTAAGTTCACCCTTAAGTTTCCCTTAAACTTAAGGGTCTTGCTGAAAATTACCCTTAAAAGTCACTTATCTCTTAAAGGGTTAATTGatcgaaaaatcataattatgttattaataactcaccctcatgtcgttccaaacccgtgagatgtctgttcatcttcgaaacacagtttaagatattttagatttagtccgagagctctcagtccctccattgaagctgtgtgtacggtctactgtccatgtccagaaaggtaagaaaaacatcatcaaagtagtccatgtgacatcagagggtcagttagaatttttttgaagcatcgaaaatacattttggtccaaaaaatagcaaaacctacaactttattcatcattgtcttctcttccatgtctgttgtgagagagttcaaaacagtttgtgcagtttgtgatatccggtttgcgaacgaatcattcgatgtaacctgatcttttttaaccagttcaccaaatcgaactgaatcgtttaaaacggttcgcgtctccaatacacattaatccacaaatgactataagctgttaacttttttaatgtggctgacactccctctgagttcaaacaaaccaatatcccagagtaattaatttactcaaactacactgactgaactgctgtgaagagggaactgaagatgaacaccgagctgagccagataatgaacaaaagattgactcatcggttttcggatagttcaattcaataaaccggttaaagaagacggttcaccggttcttttgcgcacAACGTAATGCTgttgattgcccttcattcaagcctcagtttacccgcgctcataacattagcacagaatcagttcagaatcaatcaccaaaagaatcagttcggttcagacgctctgtgtcagtctgcttcacgctgaatcacacatgcgcagtatcatcagctcctcggttctcaaattggacgcgtctgacagaaactcgagaagagtcaatcttttgttcgttatctgtccGTTGGGGCAGGATGCTTGGTCACACAAAGGGCAAGACTGTCTTCTCTATGCATTCCCTCCTCTTCCGCTGTTGTAGGAAACTTTGCACAGGACAGCACAGTGCAATCACAGAGCCTTACTTGTTGCACCTCAATGGCAGGCCAGGCCTTGGTTTCCCATGTTTTTGGAGGGCCTCTGGTGGTCATCTGGAATTCaatgtttcaatgattcagagtcgactctttcttttgagagacaaaaactttatacacggtgcattttcagatttaaaactttacaggatgttttcattaacctagagctgtgttacacacagtatgaaaggtcattttcaaaaatccatgataggggcactttaatatttaaattaagataTATTCAGACACACTAGAACAAGTCTTCATATCAGTTGAGATAATATCTTAACAATATCAAAGACTGGCCTAATCAGTACACTTATGAAAAGgtaacatctaaattaactggttaaataaataaattatcaccACTGAATCAACATAAACACAtcaatttatataaacaaaacttaaagcagaaaaaaatagcTCAGTaatactttagtttagggacagATTCTCCTATTAACTaggagattttttttctgaaatttacAAGAATttacaaatcaataaatacacacacacacacaaaccaaatgAAAGACAAAAGTACAAAGACCAGTTCATTTtgtacaaaaattacacaaaagaagatacaaaACCCGAGCAGGTGAGTtacaataaaatcttttttttttttcttaaatttttctTTTGACAGTGAAAAAGACGAATGGCAGATATCTCTGTCCTGATCTGATCTGTTTATTAGCTTGAATataactagcatattggctgtttattacttCTTATAAAACACATTAATGCCTTATCCTGccaaccatattttagatcccttaatcctacacaATAGCTAAACTTATCAACTATTCATAAGAGGCAAATCAGGAGTTTGAAAAAAGCTGTAGTTAATAGTGAGTATTGGTCCCCAAACTGAAGTCTGACCATTAGCATTTTAAGGTAACAATTGCAGGTTACCACTATTAAGTGTACATACTAACAGGATGGAAAGCAATACTGGGAACAGGTGAAAACATATATACTGTTGTTGACTGAGTTTATGCACAATTCTTCAGTACAGTGGTATGAAGCTTTGAAGCTTAGTCACTGGAAAAAAACAAGTAGGTAATAAGGGTGGGGGTCTGAACAGCTGAGGAGTATTTAAACACCTTCTGTGACTCCTCGTTTAAATAAAACCACATCGCTCATTCTGGATAACAAAACACTGGCTCACAGATGCAGCTACTGTGTCAGAGAAAACCTGTATACcatgaaaatataattaacaaTGTCTGCACAAACATCATCTGCTACATCAAATTCCAGAAAGTAGGTTTATAGGAATATCATTCTGTCATGGTAGTGGAAATGTCATTTcgcagtttttatatatttatatatatatatatatatacacacatacacacacacatatatatatatatatatatataacaagtaCACTGAGAGTTTATGAGTATTAACAGCCTCATCCATGTGTTGTCCTGCTTCAGATAGATACAAATATAACTATCAGGTAATGGTATCTCACATTATTAGGCACTGATGTTCTGCATGAGATCATCTTTTGGAAAGAGTCAGTCGAGGGTCAAGGACTCTTCATTGTGGAGAGGAGCAGCATAACAGCTCAACAATACCAATTAATGGCTTATATAAAGAACACTTACCACTAAATAAGGTAAGAAGGttaaataaacatcttttttCTAAAAGCTGCTCAAATATCCTGAACAGTGGTACCTGCTATTTATTTTGGCATTGATGCCATATTTACATATTCCTTGATCAGATTTCAagcaaaatattttaagttttaaagtcTTTTGTGTTTGCTACCAGTGATACCAAATTCAATTACAAAAATAATCTAtccacattaaaaacattttaaataataataataataaaacactttctctttacatttaaatttaactacactcttaaaaataaaggttctttattggcatcgatggttcactgaaaaacatttaacatCCACAGatcctttccattgcacaaaaggttctttatagtggaaaaatgtTTTTCCACTATAAATACTCTTATTATATTATGTGTATGGGCTGTTGTATGTACTGAAAaactatgatttttttcttaagttgaacaattaaacaaattaaattcctttttaacaattaaaatgaGAAGTTTACTTTCAAACTATCTGTCGCCCCCTGGAGGTAGCAAAGGAGCTGTAACAAATAACCTTATAGTTCAGCCTTGTACATTTTGACAGTCCTTAAAGCTCTGTGGGGGGAAATCTGTAGAGAATTAAAGTGTGAAACGTCTGTCATGACAGATATAAACACTTTATTGAGTTGTATTATACATGAGTGCAGTCTCCTCTTGCATGGTAATGTGTCTCCTCAGTCCAGAGGTAACAGAGAGTCAGGTGCAGGcacaaggttaatgaaaatactgGACTGTACACACCGGGAAACACCATGTCAGCTAGCTGAGCAAAGCAGTGAGGCCACTCCAGGTAGGGTTCCGCTCAGCTAGGGACAATTCCTCTTAGTCCAAGGTCTGTGTCACCCTATTCCTCTTTCAATAGCCATTCGTGAAGAAAAACACTGGGTTTATGCGGTCTCGCAAGTCCTGACTTTTTTAGTTAGCTGCAAATTGTCTGTTCACAGTTTTCAATAATCTGTAATAAATTAATCAGACAAGTTTTGGTGACGTCGCTGGGACACCTTCACAGTGAGCGACCCTCGGCCTCCACGTTCGGTTGGAAAGATACAGAGAGCACACTGGtatctgaggtcaaaggtcatcttACTCGCAGTCGTGACATCATCCATTCTAGACCCTGGCAGAGCCTGCAGACAGGAAAGAGACATTCAGCTCAGCCAGTTAACAATGCTcctttttaatttctttctttctgtaaatTGGCCAAAGACAGAAATTTGTGCTTTCTGTCTGTCAGAACTAATGACCTTGGCCATAAAACAAGTGAATTTGAGTCTTTTCAGCAAACATTGATGTCCACTCATACTTTCTGGATCACATTACAGCTTTAAACTTATTTTCGACAATTTTCTGTGCATTCTGGTATCTGTATGCATCCACAGACCAGTCAGAATAGATTTGGAAAGGGTACAATTTGAATTTGCTTCGATACATTTTGTGAAATTTTGCTTTAGACAGGGTTGTCTACGAAAGCTCATTTCCACTAAATAAGAAACAAGTCATGCTTTGGCAAATCATAATGACACCGAAATCAAAACTGAGATAGCATATCATAAATTTGACTTAAATTGAACATTTCTACTTTTTATATCATAACGACTGCCAATGTCTTACATTTTTCATAAATGATGGTTTCTCtcattttaacattttgtcaCCATTTTGACTTCtcgatttcaattttttttttaaataaagaatttctCAGTTATTTATACTCATAATTTTGAACGTTGTTATATTACCTATAAGTCAAACTGGCAAAGTAAAAATGTCTAGATAAAAAGCAAAAATTATAACCCAAAAATTCAAACATTATTAAATTACGACATTATTGTCAATGACAATAATGGCCATAGCTCCAAAGTTATAGTTTCAAAGTTcttgatattttaataaaacaagcaTGTGCTGGAAACACAAGGACATGTCTGCATTTGTTTCATGGTAATTGCGGTCTATGCAGCTTTTAGATATCTAATACTGATTCATAACTTCTATTGATGCTAGTACTATTTTCAGCCAAAAGGACTAGAACAGCAGACTTTTACACAATCTGTGACTCATTACATCTCTTctaatggagagagagaaaaaaataatttaagtggACCTTTGTATTGCATGTTTTTCATGTGGCTCTATAGGTTTCTGTGGCCTTACCCTTCTCCAGTGAGAGCACAGCAGGCCTGGATGTGCCACTGGTGGTCTTTGACAGAGGTAAGCTGAAGACTCTGGGAAATCTCAGCAACTGTCATACAACCCTTCACATCTTGCTTGTTGGCGAAAATCAACAAACCAGCTTTTTTCAGATCCTAATGAAGAGAAAAGTGGAAAGGAAATCATGTAGTGTGATGACACAGAAGAGAAAACCAGACATTCTCAGAACAATCCTTTCAGCAAAGATGTGTGTATGAAGACTCAAGCAGTACCAGCTTCTCATAGTGATATACATATACTCGCCTCATGGGCTAACATTCTGTAGAGCTCCTCTCTGGTCACTGAGatcctctctctgtctgtgctGTCCACGACCACGATCACAAACTACACAACAGGACAAACGTGTTGATGAGACGCTCTCTTTATAATTCCTGATAACTTTACAGCTGTCTCAGAGCACCTACCTCTGTGTTAGTGTAGTAAGTGTTCCAAGAGGAGCGTAGTGATTCCTGTCCTCCAATGTCCCACATAAGGAAATGTGTATTATTGACCACAATCTCTTCCACATTGCTGCCTATAGTGGGTGAAGTGTGCACCACCTCATTCATAGAGCTGGAGATTACAAAAATGACATGAGCATGAAAAGAACAACAAATGGTGTTGTCAAAAATGAAAACACctcaaataaaactgtaatttgcATGACACAATCATACCATTGTGTAATCGTGTGTGTTTTTGAAGAaatcaaaattgatcaaaagtgacagtatagacatttataatgttacaaaaggtttctattttaaataaatgctgtgcttttGAATGTTTATACGTGAAAGAAACATAAAAAGAAGTattacaatttccacaaaaatattaagaagcacaactgttttcaatatcaGCATTTTAgagggatttctgaaggatcacgtgacactaaagactgcagtaatggcttCTGGAAATTcagtgacatcacaggaataaatgatgtattaaaatatattcaaataaaacagttattctaaattatattaattaataataatattattgtttttaactgcttaaatcaAGAATGGACTGCTAGATTTATAATTTAGTGCAATACTTACAACTGATAAAGTATGGTGGTCTTTCCTGCATTGTCCAGCCCGACAATAATGACTTTGTGCTCTGGCAGAAAAACAGAAAGACTGTTAAATGTTTCGGAAAACACTTCATCTTTTCTTCATCAGAAGAAAACTTCATCAGCCATTCATCTTTCTTTTTACCATCTTTAATACACAAACATTTGTAAAACCGATATTTGAACGTGTTATTGAGCAAGGTATCATCCTATACACTACAGTACCTCAGTACTTATAATGGGTGAAGTCAAAGTCTTCTCACAATAACAAGGAACTGAGCAGATCTAAAAGAACAGAATAATGGCCAAACCCACACAGTAAAACATGCTGCATGTCTCAAACTTGCTTTAGACTTGAGACCAATAGATCCAGCCCAGCTCCTGCCCTTAAAGGAACTGTTTTATACCTACACAAAGCATGATTTGATAAAGTACTGATGTTAATTAGACTCATTTTGGCCAGCTGTATAATCAggatatatacacacagtacagaccaaaagtttggaaacattactgtttttaatgtttttgaaagaagtttcttctgctcatcaagcctgcatttatttgatcaaaaatacagaaaaaacagtaatattgtgaaatattattacaacttaaaataatagttttctatttgaatatactttaaaataataatttattcctgtgatgcaaagctgaattttcagcatcattactccagccttcagtgtcacatgtaacatccagtctatcacatgatcatttagaaatcgttctaatattctgatttattatgagtgttggaaacagttctgctgtctaatatatttgatgaataaaagattaaaaagaactgcatttattcaaaataaaaataaaaattctaatatatattctaataatatattttctttactatcactttatcaatttaacaccaccttgctgaataaaagtattgattttattaaaaaaaaagaaagaaaagaaattattGACCCCAaaatactgaccagtagtgtatattgttattacaaaatatttatattttaaaaacatgttcttttttttcttttttcttttttttaactttttattcatcaaagtatcctaaaaaagtatcacatgttctgaaaaaatattaagcagtttccaacaatgaatcatcatattagaataatttctaaaggatcatgtgataatgatcctaaaaattcagctttgcatcacatataatataataaaagtataataaattaaaaaaattaatgcaatAACAATTTGGATAAAACCATTAAATAGAAAAGgagaaatgaaatcagcatccaCAAACAGGATGTGGGGAAACATTTGAACACTTGCTGTGATTCTTATCTGCTGAAACTAACGTGACAAAAATACAACCAAACGATAAATTTGTCATACGTGATGCCTGAATATGACTGAGCTATAACCGCAATAGTCTGAAAACAACTGAATGAACCAGTTTAGAAATATTCTGAATTCTCTCATTATAGGTCATCAATTACAAGACGCCCTGAACCTAACTGACAGAAAATATGAATTG
The genomic region above belongs to Carassius carassius chromosome 11, fCarCar2.1, whole genome shotgun sequence and contains:
- the LOC132152905 gene encoding ADP-ribosylation factor-like protein 5A → MGIIFTKLWRLFNHQEHKVIIVGLDNAGKTTILYQFSMNEVVHTSPTIGSNVEEIVVNNTHFLMWDIGGQESLRSSWNTYYTNTEFVIVVVDSTDRERISVTREELYRMLAHEDLKKAGLLIFANKQDVKGCMTVAEISQSLQLTSVKDHQWHIQACCALTGEGLCQGLEWMMSRLRVR